One Thiovulum sp. ES DNA window includes the following coding sequences:
- a CDS encoding Protein of unknown function (DUF2491) (PFAM: Protein of unknown function (DUF2491)) — protein sequence MRFISLLFIIFILSGEVEAKKRNFWTQNEKTSFKSKNKIQKQNLVVGGITADSFEDYKIKIRNHQISDDFHPFILISIFLVIIGAIFYISLNKKREFKNSTKSPKEFPLDLRVGGIVDVSSIQKRLLLNKKRLQMKIPQNLKGYVQSVGFIELDDEMQIFNVDVSENIDDKEPQFSLQVEVVKKDISAVKLFTNYGNIYPKNIAEWEEWIDGNEEKQPNIGGTEFITQTGINYHRVWNSGSDEVVRSKFIEKIINNIDEEKDVVSITSLYSREIENEIEYLSVSNIEDSEMNNFIQIRLGIVIRENELEIV from the coding sequence ATGAGATTTATATCTCTTCTCTTTATTATTTTTATTTTAAGCGGAGAGGTTGAAGCAAAAAAAAGAAATTTTTGGACTCAAAACGAAAAAACTTCTTTTAAAAGTAAAAACAAAATTCAAAAACAAAACCTTGTGGTTGGTGGAATTACAGCGGATTCTTTTGAAGATTATAAAATTAAAATCAGGAATCATCAAATATCTGATGATTTTCACCCATTTATCTTAATCTCAATATTTTTAGTAATTATTGGTGCTATTTTTTACATTAGTTTAAATAAAAAGAGAGAGTTTAAGAACTCTACAAAAAGTCCGAAAGAGTTTCCTCTTGATTTAAGAGTTGGTGGAATTGTTGATGTTTCTTCAATTCAAAAGAGACTTCTTTTAAATAAGAAGAGACTTCAAATGAAAATACCACAAAATTTGAAAGGGTATGTTCAGAGTGTTGGCTTTATCGAACTAGATGATGAGATGCAAATTTTTAATGTTGATGTTTCTGAAAACATTGATGACAAAGAGCCTCAATTTTCTTTGCAAGTTGAGGTTGTGAAAAAAGATATTTCCGCAGTAAAACTCTTTACAAATTATGGAAATATTTATCCAAAAAATATTGCTGAATGGGAAGAGTGGATTGATGGAAATGAAGAGAAACAGCCAAATATTGGGGGGACAGAATTTATAACACAGACAGGGATAAATTATCATCGGGTTTGGAATTCTGGTAGCGATGAGGTTGTTCGAAGTAAATTTATTGAAAAAATAATAAATAATATAGATGAAGAAAAAGATGTTGTCAGCATAACTTCTCTTTACAGCAGAGAGATTGAGAATGAAATTGAGTATCTTTCTGTTTCAAATATTGAAGACTCAGAAATGAATAATTTTATTCAAATAAGATTAGGAATTGTTATTAGAGAAAACGAGCTAGAGATTGTTTAA
- a CDS encoding PAS domain S-box (PFAM: Histidine kinase-, DNA gyrase B-, and HSP90-like ATPase; PAS fold~TIGRFAM: PAS domain S-box) yields the protein MKLSIKNTTLISFYLIGVITIIYSFNSLREEKQESFLNKTYIRNVENIQGKLQTLIKEKLNATKTIALGLSENPDIVNSLKKKDPSIADLKLISLNMRNNTNFKNVWFQLISPEGVSLKRSWNEKSGDSLLEAKQDLVQIIKSPKMLATIGVGKFDINLKVIIPIYSSKDGKRKLVGFFETMTHFNSIARKIAEAGSEIIVFANKESSDIISNAFSGNSINDFYIANFTPNKKLLSYLKTKNITEFIHELELKKFLIEEKLHAKISYMPLSSINGRKIGHIIVFSKLKDSETTLSLKTISYTHTIYAFLAFSFWTIMMYIVYSLKEKHIYETSSRKAVIYLMLFFMFIAIMIYQLLQTRYEKEIETYTEQEKNQIRNEYSLIQNKNLELANFIFNTIINKKEVIELFENGKREELFFLLKEEYDDLVKLIHIRQLHFHTSKSDSFLRMHRPNKFGDSLIGIRESVEYVNKHLDIFYGFEEGRIFNGFRHVFPVFNSEDQHIGSVEISFDSLTFIESYLKSFGKKANFLLKKDTVDEKVFKQEKTNYVESPLRGFYYDKEIFGVLEWSNQRFSEFGKSDKFAEAQKKIMSGEITIIHTPETSEFLLAMPILNKVSGKVVATIVISKSDQYILDKRNEFLFTLATLILILIFISIFVYREIILKEEISSQSSRIRRILDSQETIIVITDGKEILDNNRALLEFFNVKDLDEFNHKYGCICHHFEQGFGYLERNMSGETWLDYALRNVGNGDVKVRIKNWRDDIKTFKIEARLYAGKNLYIISLIDISHIEESHIEIKKKSAEQRQLLSLFDIGGISLFRWKNDLNWSVEYLSRNAETLFGYSRTDFLSAKVKYGELIHREDVSAVKNEVQDAIQNNKEFFNHKPYRVKRKDGTYRWVLDYTLIIRNIDGIVTHFLGYIVDITDLKDFEKKARDIKDRFQLAIDGANDGLWDWNIQTDDVYFSPRWKEMIGYEEHEISNSLQEWKSRVHEDDLQKSLHDIDEHLRGITKIYENEHRLRHKDGSWIWILDRGKVLFDENKEPLRMVGFHTDISQKKKYEEKLQKLVEDKTDENMKQWEILQQQSKLAVMGEMMGAIAHQWRQPLNALSINIQELQDDFEEELISEEFIEDFINKNQNIILFMSRTVEDFRNFFKVDKKRILFSVREAIENTVDIQIAQLRSHSIGIEIKGDDFMVNGYRSEFQQVILNLIGNSKDAILDNGKNDGKIEVLLSERAIIVRDNGGGIPEDVLQRIFEPYFTTKSEGQGTGIGLYMSKMIIEDNMDGFIKAQNTDLGAEFIIKI from the coding sequence TTGAAACTATCAATAAAAAACACTACTTTGATCTCTTTTTATTTAATAGGAGTTATTACTATTATTTACTCTTTTAATAGTTTAAGGGAAGAAAAACAAGAATCATTCTTAAATAAAACATATATTAGAAATGTTGAAAATATTCAAGGTAAATTACAAACATTAATAAAAGAGAAATTAAATGCGACAAAAACAATTGCACTTGGTTTATCTGAAAATCCAGACATCGTAAATTCTTTAAAGAAGAAAGACCCCTCTATTGCTGATTTAAAACTTATATCTTTAAATATGAGAAACAATACAAATTTTAAAAATGTTTGGTTTCAATTAATTTCACCTGAGGGAGTTTCACTAAAAAGAAGTTGGAATGAGAAAAGTGGAGATTCTCTGCTTGAAGCAAAACAAGATCTTGTTCAAATTATAAAAAGTCCAAAGATGTTGGCAACAATTGGAGTCGGTAAATTTGATATAAATCTAAAAGTAATTATTCCAATTTATTCATCAAAAGATGGCAAACGGAAACTTGTTGGATTTTTTGAGACAATGACTCATTTTAATTCTATTGCTAGAAAAATAGCTGAAGCTGGATCAGAAATTATTGTTTTTGCAAATAAGGAAAGTAGTGATATTATCTCAAATGCTTTTAGTGGAAACTCAATCAATGACTTTTACATCGCAAATTTCACCCCAAACAAAAAACTTCTCTCATATTTAAAAACAAAAAATATAACGGAGTTTATTCATGAGTTAGAATTAAAGAAATTTTTAATTGAAGAGAAATTACATGCAAAAATAAGTTATATGCCTCTCTCTTCTATAAATGGTAGAAAAATTGGACATATAATAGTTTTTTCAAAATTAAAAGATTCTGAAACAACATTAAGTCTCAAAACAATTTCATACACTCATACAATTTATGCATTTTTAGCTTTTTCATTTTGGACAATTATGATGTATATTGTCTATTCTCTTAAAGAGAAACATATTTATGAGACCTCATCGCGAAAAGCAGTTATCTATTTGATGCTTTTTTTTATGTTTATTGCAATAATGATTTATCAACTTTTGCAAACAAGATATGAAAAAGAGATTGAGACATATACGGAGCAAGAAAAAAATCAGATCAGAAATGAATATAGCCTCATTCAAAATAAAAATCTAGAACTTGCAAATTTCATTTTTAATACTATTATCAATAAAAAAGAGGTTATTGAGCTTTTTGAAAATGGAAAAAGGGAAGAATTATTCTTTCTCTTAAAAGAGGAATATGATGATTTAGTAAAACTAATTCACATTCGGCAACTCCATTTTCACACAAGCAAATCCGATTCTTTTTTAAGAATGCACAGACCTAATAAGTTTGGCGATTCTCTTATTGGAATTCGCGAAAGTGTTGAGTATGTAAATAAACACCTTGATATTTTTTACGGCTTTGAAGAGGGAAGAATTTTTAATGGTTTTCGGCATGTTTTTCCAGTTTTCAATAGCGAAGATCAGCATATTGGAAGTGTTGAAATTAGTTTTGATAGTTTGACTTTTATTGAAAGCTATTTAAAAAGTTTTGGAAAAAAAGCAAATTTCCTTCTTAAAAAAGATACTGTTGATGAGAAAGTTTTTAAGCAGGAAAAGACAAATTATGTTGAGAGTCCGCTAAGAGGCTTCTATTATGACAAAGAGATTTTTGGAGTTTTAGAGTGGAGTAATCAAAGATTCTCAGAATTTGGAAAAAGTGATAAGTTTGCTGAAGCTCAGAAAAAAATCATGAGTGGTGAAATCACGATAATTCATACTCCAGAAACAAGCGAGTTCCTTCTTGCAATGCCAATTTTAAATAAGGTTAGCGGAAAAGTTGTTGCAACAATTGTGATTTCAAAAAGTGATCAATATATTCTTGACAAAAGAAACGAGTTCCTTTTTACTCTTGCAACACTTATTTTAATTCTTATTTTTATCTCAATTTTCGTCTATCGTGAAATTATTTTGAAAGAGGAAATAAGTAGCCAATCAAGCAGAATTAGACGAATTTTAGATTCTCAAGAAACAATAATCGTTATTACTGATGGAAAAGAGATTTTAGATAATAATAGAGCTTTATTAGAGTTTTTTAATGTAAAAGACCTTGATGAATTCAACCACAAATATGGGTGTATTTGTCACCATTTTGAACAAGGTTTTGGTTATTTAGAACGAAATATGTCAGGAGAGACTTGGCTAGATTATGCTTTACGAAATGTTGGAAATGGAGATGTGAAAGTCCGTATTAAAAACTGGCGAGATGATATAAAAACTTTCAAAATCGAAGCTCGACTATATGCGGGAAAAAATCTGTATATTATTTCACTGATTGATATTTCGCATATTGAAGAGTCGCATATTGAGATCAAGAAAAAGAGTGCAGAACAAAGACAACTTCTTTCTCTTTTTGATATTGGAGGAATTTCGCTGTTCCGTTGGAAAAATGATCTAAATTGGAGTGTTGAGTATCTTTCAAGAAATGCAGAGACTCTATTTGGATATAGTCGAACTGATTTCTTATCAGCAAAAGTTAAATATGGGGAATTAATTCATAGGGAAGATGTTTCTGCGGTCAAAAATGAAGTTCAAGATGCAATTCAAAATAATAAAGAGTTTTTCAATCATAAACCTTACAGAGTAAAAAGAAAAGATGGAACTTATCGTTGGGTTCTCGATTATACTTTAATTATCAGAAATATAGATGGCATCGTTACTCATTTCCTTGGATATATTGTTGATATTACAGATTTGAAAGATTTTGAGAAAAAAGCTCGAGATATAAAAGATCGTTTTCAACTTGCAATTGATGGTGCAAATGATGGGCTTTGGGATTGGAATATTCAGACTGATGATGTCTATTTCTCACCTCGTTGGAAAGAGATGATTGGTTATGAAGAGCATGAAATCTCAAACTCATTACAAGAATGGAAAAGCAGAGTTCATGAAGATGATTTACAAAAAAGCCTACATGATATTGATGAGCATTTAAGAGGAATAACAAAAATATATGAGAATGAACATCGGTTACGGCATAAAGATGGTAGTTGGATTTGGATTCTTGATCGTGGAAAAGTTCTTTTTGATGAAAATAAAGAACCTCTTAGAATGGTTGGTTTTCACACAGATATTTCTCAAAAGAAAAAATATGAAGAGAAACTACAAAAACTTGTCGAAGATAAGACAGATGAGAATATGAAACAGTGGGAGATTCTTCAACAGCAATCAAAACTTGCAGTTATGGGAGAAATGATGGGTGCAATTGCTCATCAGTGGCGACAACCATTAAATGCACTATCAATAAATATTCAAGAGTTGCAAGACGATTTTGAGGAAGAACTCATCTCTGAAGAGTTTATAGAAGATTTTATAAACAAAAATCAAAACATTATTCTCTTTATGTCTCGAACCGTTGAAGATTTCCGAAATTTCTTTAAAGTTGATAAAAAAAGGATACTGTTCTCTGTTCGAGAAGCAATTGAAAACACAGTTGATATTCAAATTGCACAACTTCGTAGCCATAGCATTGGAATTGAAATCAAAGGTGATGATTTTATGGTGAATGGCTATCGAAGTGAGTTCCAGCAAGTTATTTTAAACCTCATCGGAAATTCAAAAGATGCAATTTTAGATAACGGAAAAAATGATGGAAAAATAGAAGTTCTCCTTTCTGAACGAGCTATTATTGTTCGGGATAATGGTGGTGGAATTCCTGAAGATGTTCTTCAAAGAATTTTTGAACCATACTTCACAACAAAAAGCGAAGGGCAAGGAACTGGTATTGGACTCTATATGAGCAAAATGATTATTGAAGATAACATGGATGGGTTTATAAAAGCCCAAAATACTGACTTAGGTGCAGAATTTATAATTAAGATATAG
- a CDS encoding pseudouridine synthase family protein (PFAM: RNA pseudouridylate synthase; S4 domain~TIGRFAM: pseudouridine synthase), with protein sequence MRLNKFIAHNSKFSRREADKLIFEGRVKINGKTVETPAVEVTDKMKISINGKAVYKKSEYTVVVYNKPKGELVTTSDPRGRKTIYHSLGGNFKGYTPVGRLDYASEGVLILSNAIDIVDKLMKSDLERVYKIKVSGRVGENVIEAMEKGLQIRGSNLGAFEGTEIRDMDIEPFKWFDIAKSNKNYSILKVAITEGKNRELRRFFAHFNLEVLDLKRVSYGWVNLNALPTGKRRFFSKEEYDELRNFLKSDEKKKRKERESEKSIEVD encoded by the coding sequence ATGAGATTAAACAAATTTATCGCTCACAACAGCAAATTTTCTCGTAGAGAAGCCGACAAACTTATTTTTGAGGGTCGAGTTAAAATCAATGGAAAAACTGTTGAAACTCCCGCGGTAGAAGTTACTGACAAAATGAAAATTTCTATTAACGGAAAAGCAGTTTATAAAAAAAGCGAATACACAGTTGTCGTTTATAACAAACCAAAAGGCGAACTTGTTACAACAAGCGATCCTCGAGGTCGTAAAACAATTTATCACTCTCTCGGTGGAAATTTTAAAGGCTATACTCCTGTTGGTCGGCTTGATTATGCAAGTGAAGGTGTTCTTATTTTAAGCAATGCAATTGATATTGTTGATAAATTGATGAAAAGCGATTTAGAACGAGTCTATAAAATCAAAGTTTCTGGTCGAGTCGGTGAAAATGTTATTGAAGCGATGGAGAAAGGTTTGCAAATTCGAGGATCAAATTTAGGAGCTTTTGAAGGAACTGAAATCCGAGATATGGATATTGAGCCGTTTAAATGGTTTGATATTGCAAAGTCAAACAAAAACTACTCTATTTTAAAAGTTGCAATTACTGAGGGTAAAAATCGTGAGTTGCGGAGATTTTTTGCACACTTTAATTTAGAGGTTCTCGACTTAAAAAGAGTTAGTTACGGCTGGGTAAATCTCAATGCACTTCCAACAGGAAAACGGCGATTTTTCTCAAAAGAGGAGTACGACGAACTTCGTAATTTTTTAAAAAGTGACGAAAAGAAAAAACGAAAAGAGAGAGAATCTGAAAAGAGTATTGAAGTTGATTAA
- a CDS encoding queuosine biosynthesis protein QueC (PFAM: ExsB~TIGRFAM: queuosine biosynthesis protein QueC) — MRATGIDKQKVVVIMSGGMDSSLTAYKMREFGYDVVAVHFSYGQRTEERERQSFHKISDSLPAINKYSFELPFFKDIGIGTTSLIDSGMELNITGVEEKIIPNSYVPYRNGIMLSIATAVAEKEGAIGIAIGVVEEDSSGYPDCREDFINSFEKTINLGTKKGGFRVFRPLVNLKKMEIVKEAIKLKVPLENTWSCYQDEDEPCGVCDSCRLRKRGFDFADEVDPLVES, encoded by the coding sequence TTGAGAGCCACTGGTATAGATAAGCAAAAAGTTGTTGTCATTATGAGCGGTGGAATGGATAGTTCGCTTACTGCTTATAAAATGAGAGAGTTCGGATATGATGTTGTTGCCGTTCATTTCTCTTACGGTCAAAGAACTGAAGAGAGAGAGAGGCAATCTTTTCATAAAATCTCTGATTCTCTACCCGCAATTAACAAATACAGTTTTGAATTGCCATTTTTTAAAGATATTGGGATTGGAACGACTTCACTTATCGATTCTGGAATGGAATTAAACATAACTGGAGTTGAGGAAAAGATAATTCCAAATAGCTATGTTCCATATAGAAACGGAATAATGTTGAGTATTGCAACAGCAGTAGCGGAAAAAGAGGGAGCAATTGGAATTGCAATTGGGGTTGTTGAAGAAGATAGCTCAGGATATCCAGATTGTCGAGAAGACTTTATCAACAGTTTTGAGAAAACAATAAATCTTGGAACGAAAAAAGGTGGCTTTAGAGTTTTCAGACCACTTGTAAATCTAAAAAAGATGGAAATTGTAAAAGAGGCTATAAAGCTAAAAGTTCCACTTGAAAACACTTGGAGTTGTTATCAAGATGAAGATGAACCTTGTGGAGTTTGTGACTCTTGTAGATTGCGAAAAAGAGGATTTGATTTTGCCGATGAGGTCGATCCTCTTGTAGAATCTTGA